The Actinomadura sp. WMMB 499 genome includes a window with the following:
- a CDS encoding biotin carboxylase N-terminal domain-containing protein translates to MRKVLIANRGEIAVRIARACGDAGLASVAVYAEPDLDALHVRVADEAYALGGSTAAESYLDIEKLLKIAAEAGADAVHPGYGFLAENADFAAAVQNAGLTWIGPPPAAITALGDKVQARHIAQKVGAPLVAGTTDPVSGADEVVEFAKKHGLPIAIKAAFGGGGRGLKVARKLEEVEELYDSAVREAVGAFGRGECFVERYLDKPRHVETQCIADKHGNVVVVSTRDCSLQRRHQKLVEEAPAPYLSDEQLELLYSSSKAILKEAGYVGAGTCEFLVGQDGTISFLEVNTRLQVEHPVTEEVAGVDLVREMFRVADGEELGYGDPELRGHSIEFRLNAEDAGRGFLPAVGTLTAFDPPTGPGVRLDSGYVSGQTVPQAFDSLIAKLIVTGASRRQAVERARRALAEFTIDGMPTVLPFHQAVLDDPAFVPADDAEPFAVHTRWIETEYDNQIPPFQAAPADEEDAGERERVTVEVGGKRIEVVLPAGLGASAAPGAAAGQAPGKRRGGKKTSAAQVSGDALVSPMQGTIVKLVAEDGATVAAGDTVVVLEAMKMEQPLTAHKAGTISGLSAEVGQTVTAGASICDIKD, encoded by the coding sequence GTGCGCAAGGTCCTGATCGCCAACCGCGGCGAGATCGCGGTCCGAATTGCCCGTGCCTGTGGTGACGCAGGGTTGGCGAGCGTCGCCGTGTACGCCGAGCCGGACCTGGACGCGCTGCACGTGCGGGTCGCGGACGAGGCGTACGCGCTCGGCGGCTCGACGGCGGCCGAGAGCTACCTGGACATCGAGAAGCTGCTGAAGATCGCCGCCGAGGCCGGTGCGGACGCCGTCCACCCCGGCTACGGGTTCCTGGCGGAGAACGCGGACTTCGCCGCGGCCGTGCAGAACGCCGGGCTGACCTGGATCGGCCCGCCGCCCGCCGCGATCACCGCGCTGGGCGACAAGGTGCAGGCGCGGCACATCGCGCAGAAGGTCGGGGCGCCGCTCGTCGCGGGCACCACCGACCCGGTGTCCGGCGCCGACGAGGTCGTGGAGTTCGCGAAGAAGCACGGGCTGCCGATCGCGATCAAGGCGGCGTTCGGCGGTGGCGGGCGCGGGCTGAAGGTCGCGCGGAAGCTGGAGGAGGTCGAGGAGCTGTACGACTCGGCCGTCCGCGAGGCCGTCGGCGCGTTCGGCCGCGGCGAGTGCTTCGTCGAGCGCTACCTCGACAAGCCGCGGCACGTCGAGACGCAGTGCATCGCCGACAAGCACGGCAACGTGGTCGTGGTGTCGACCCGTGACTGCTCGCTGCAGCGCCGCCACCAGAAGCTCGTCGAGGAGGCCCCGGCGCCGTACCTGTCCGACGAGCAGCTCGAGCTGCTGTACAGCTCGTCCAAGGCCATCCTGAAGGAGGCCGGGTACGTCGGCGCGGGCACCTGCGAGTTCCTCGTGGGCCAGGACGGGACGATCTCGTTCCTGGAGGTCAACACGCGGCTGCAGGTCGAGCACCCGGTGACCGAGGAGGTCGCGGGCGTGGACCTGGTCCGCGAGATGTTCCGCGTCGCCGACGGCGAGGAGCTCGGCTACGGCGACCCCGAGCTGCGCGGCCACTCGATCGAGTTCCGGCTGAACGCCGAGGACGCCGGGCGCGGCTTCCTGCCGGCCGTCGGCACCCTCACCGCGTTCGACCCGCCGACCGGGCCGGGCGTCCGGCTCGACTCCGGGTACGTGTCCGGGCAGACGGTCCCGCAGGCGTTCGACTCGCTGATCGCGAAGCTGATCGTCACCGGCGCGTCCCGCCGCCAGGCCGTGGAGCGCGCGCGCCGCGCCCTCGCCGAGTTCACGATCGACGGGATGCCGACCGTCCTGCCGTTCCACCAGGCGGTGCTGGACGACCCCGCGTTCGTCCCCGCGGACGACGCAGAGCCGTTCGCCGTCCACACCCGGTGGATCGAGACGGAGTACGACAACCAGATCCCGCCGTTCCAGGCGGCCCCGGCCGACGAGGAGGACGCGGGCGAGCGGGAGCGGGTGACGGTCGAGGTCGGCGGCAAGCGCATCGAGGTCGTGCTCCCGGCGGGCCTCGGCGCGTCGGCCGCGCCGGGCGCCGCGGCCGGGCAGGCGCCCGGCAAGCGGCGCGGCGGCAAGAAGACCTCCGCCGCGCAGGTGTCGGGCGACGCGCTGGTCAGCCCCATGCAGGGCACGATCGTCAAGCTCGTCGCCGAGGACGGCGCGACCGTCGCGGCGGGCGACACCGTCGTCGTGCTCGAGGCGATGAAGATGGAGCAGCCGCTCACCGCGCACAAGGCGGGGACGATCAGCGGACTCTCCGCCGAGGTGGGCCAGACGGTCACCGCGGGCGCGTCCATCTGCGACATCAAGGACTGA